A window of the Capricornis sumatraensis isolate serow.1 chromosome 9, serow.2, whole genome shotgun sequence genome harbors these coding sequences:
- the LOC138086025 gene encoding CD209 antigen-like protein C, with translation MAEMYEHKEPDDSEEETFGGQRLAERRPRLLHSLRSLPECLTWAPLLLLLLLFVSLGFFTLQLTTLVQVSRIRCLQRDSGDHENNSLDKWLDTRFRSLTEVAQKQMQSNLEEILQRLTRMNATLAGLCHPCPQNWEFFGGSCYFFSWTQSDWRSAVSACLLTGAHLVIINSTEEEKFLNFWYARNNKPTWIGLSDHHSEGSWRWVDDSPVQLSFWKKGEPNNHGDEDCVELHNDGWNDGRCVTENPWICEKPSAPCPDL, from the exons ATGGCAGAGATGTATGAACACAAGGAGCCAGATGACTCTG AGGAGGAGACATTTGGGGGCCAGAGACTGGCTGAGAGACGCCCTCGACTGCTACACAGTTTGAGGAGCTTGCCAG AGTGTCTGACCTGGGCCCCTCTGCTTCTCCTGCTGCTCCTCTTCGTCTCACTGGGTTTCTTCACGCTCCAGCTGACCACTCTGGTTCAAG TTTCCAGGATCCGGTGTCTGCAGAGAGATTCGGGAGACCATGAGAACAACAGCCTGGATAAATGGCTGGACACCAGGTTCCGGAGTCTGA CTGAAGTTGCACAGAAGCAGATGCAATCAAACCTGGAGGAGATCCTACAGCGCCTGACCCGGATGAATGCCACCCTGG CTGGCCTGTGCCATCCTTGTCCTCAGAACTGGGAGTTCTTCGGCGGAAGCTGCTACTTCTTCTCCTGGACCCAGAGTGACTGGAGATCTGCCGTCTCTGCCTGTCTGCTTACTGGGGCCCACCTAGTTATCATCAACAGTACTGAGGAGGAG AAATTCCTGAACTTTTGGTATGCCAGGAATAATAAACCCACCTGGATCGGCCtcagtgaccaccacagtgagggtTCGTGGCGGTGGGTGGATgacagtcctgtccaactcag CTTCTGGAAAAAAGGGGAGCCCAACAACCACGGAGATGAGGATTGTGTGGAACTGCACAACGATGGCTGGAATGATGGCAGATGTGTTACAGAAAACCCCTGGATCTGTGAGAAGCCCTCGGCTCCCTGCCCAGACCTCTGA